One Stigmatopora argus isolate UIUO_Sarg chromosome 20, RoL_Sarg_1.0, whole genome shotgun sequence genomic region harbors:
- the LOC144066311 gene encoding uncharacterized protein LOC144066311 produces the protein MNPFKKKGGKPPAKKSNAAAMRKCREKIKNEPGAYHKYLEKERERYQKRKAQGKIPNIHKLSEREQRQLRRKWKLNQRKQRSKKFQQLEEDLPSTPPPSPDADEFGEPQPGPSQPSTQKKAGRRKTQARDRKAYRTITKNNAQIKQYQTEIRKLKRKISRMQNAQQLSVNVISDSPASKAYSLLSSGNNNRIRKELTFCYAIKDDLKAKHGASVSCDREHLSPVQIRPFANKAALSDYDSLEESTEIFPIEDEVSTTNLKLGDFVLVKYCGKKSVQHFVGKIIQNFDEDDEALVQFMRRKSSVMKKPLFVYPEMDDLDDIHIDNIVMRLPPPTTTGGTSRTGKQHVFDVDLGNYNC, from the exons atgaatccatttaagaaaaaaggcggtaagccacctgcgaaaaaatctaatgctgcagcgatgcgcaaatgcagggagaagattaaaaatgaacctggagcctatcacaaatatttagagaaagaaagggaacgatatcagaaaagaaaggcacaaggaaagattccaaatattcacaagCTTTCAGAGAGGGAGCAAAGGCAACTGAGAAGAAAATGGAAGCTCAACCAACGAAAGCAAAGGAGCAAGAAATTCCAACAACTGGAAGAGGATCTGCCAAGCACTCCCCCACCTAGCCCAGATGCTGATGAATTTGGTGAACCACAACCAGGACCATCGCAACCatcaacacaaaagaaagctgGCAGGAGAAAGACGCAAGCCCGGGACCGCAAAGCATACAGAACAATTACCAAGAATAATGCTCAGATCAAGCAATATCAAACTGAAATacggaaattgaaaagaaagatcagcagaatgcagaatgctcagCAGTTGAGTGTTAACGTGATCAGCGATTCTCCAGCATCGAAGGCATATTCCCTCCTTTCCAGCGGGAATAACAACAGGATAAGGAAGGAGCTAACATTCTGCTATGCTATCAAAGATGATCTCAAAGCAAAG CATGGAGCATCAGTATCTTGTGACAGAGAACATTTGTCACCTGTCCAGATCAGGCCCTTCGCTAATAAGGCAGCACTCTCTGATTATGACAGCCTGGAAGAATCTACTGAAATCTTTCCTATCGAAGATGAAGTCAGTACCACAAATCTGAAGTTAGGTGATTTTGTTCTTGTGAAGTATTGCGGGAAAAAGTCCGTTCAACATTTTGTGGGAAAGATCATTCAAAActttgatgaagatgatgaagctCTGGTGCAATTTATGCGTCGCAAGTCCAGTGTTATGAAAAAACCTTTGTTTGTGTATCCTGAAATGGATGACTTGGATGACATACACATAGACAATATTGTTATGAGATTGCCACCTCCTACAACAACAGGAGGAACCTCACGCACTGGAAAGCAGCATGTTTTTGATGTAGACCTAGGGAACTAcaactgttaa